A portion of the Acidisarcina polymorpha genome contains these proteins:
- a CDS encoding DUF6364 family protein: protein MAILGADSRQNLTIKLAKGTIQKVKVLAARRSTSISKLVAEQIESLVGEDDAYEQATREALASMKKGFHLGGKHKMNRNSLHER from the coding sequence ATGGCAATCCTCGGTGCAGATAGCAGGCAAAACCTGACGATCAAGCTCGCAAAGGGCACCATCCAGAAGGTGAAGGTCCTGGCTGCTCGCCGTTCTACGTCTATCAGCAAGCTGGTGGCAGAGCAGATCGAATCCCTGGTCGGCGAGGATGACGCCTATGAACAGGCTACGCGGGAAGCGCTGGCTTCGATGAAAAAGGGGTTCCACCTGGGCGGCAAGCACAAGATGAATCGGAATTCATTGCATGAGCGCTAA
- a CDS encoding PIN domain-containing protein gives MSAKTFVDTNLLVYAYDVDAGSKQERAIDVLTELWRSREGRLSTQVLQEFYVSVTRKLTSRLSRTAARRAVELYSSWSVDITPTDIVAAFRIEDEAKISFWDALILSSAQKIGASRILSEDLNTGQKVAGIVIENPFSQMG, from the coding sequence ATGAGCGCTAAGACCTTTGTCGACACCAACCTTTTGGTGTATGCGTACGATGTAGACGCAGGAAGCAAGCAGGAAAGGGCCATCGATGTCCTGACAGAACTCTGGCGAAGCCGGGAGGGACGCCTCAGCACCCAAGTCCTGCAAGAGTTCTATGTATCGGTGACCAGGAAGCTGACTTCTCGGCTGTCGCGAACTGCTGCTCGACGGGCTGTGGAACTCTACTCGAGCTGGAGCGTCGATATAACTCCTACCGACATAGTGGCAGCTTTCCGCATAGAAGATGAGGCGAAGATCAGTTTCTGGGACGCGCTCATTCTCTCGTCCGCACAAAAGATCGGGGCCAGCCGCATTCTGTCAGAAGATCTGAACACAGGACAGAAGGTAGCAGGCATAGTGATTGAGAATCCCTTCTCCCAGATGGGATAA
- a CDS encoding nucleoside hydrolase: MKSIFTLFFVLAAAHLALAQKRLVLLDQDGSGPGGSNQMSIMVFLQSPKVEVLGITMVTGNAWRDEEVQHTLRMLELVGRTDVPVVPGAVFPLVRTEQETRLASALYGKVVWLGAWGQGPTTLLETSSGAVPTTVDHPTIPKSNPNDPYFVPVMPEGVPHSKPLDEDAVHFLIRQVHAHPHQVTIYAAGPLTNIALALSIDPHFAELTEGIVLMGGSLNPQSQDPEFATSPRHEFNFWFDPEAAHITLRAAWPRIDVTTVDISIKAMFTQAMLDAIAKSPTPTAQYIAKYSQDRYYLWDELAACAWLDPSIVTKENLVYMDVDLSHGPDYGDTLTWTEALKPQTGVRLVHAQVDLDLPKFTKMFVELMSTPAPK; the protein is encoded by the coding sequence ATGAAATCGATTTTCACCCTATTTTTTGTCCTAGCGGCCGCCCACCTCGCACTGGCTCAAAAGCGCCTGGTGCTCCTTGACCAGGACGGTTCGGGGCCTGGCGGCTCGAACCAGATGTCCATAATGGTCTTCCTGCAATCGCCCAAAGTCGAAGTGCTCGGCATCACCATGGTCACTGGCAACGCTTGGCGCGATGAGGAGGTGCAGCATACGCTGCGCATGTTGGAACTGGTTGGCCGCACCGATGTCCCCGTTGTTCCCGGGGCTGTCTTCCCCCTGGTTCGGACCGAGCAGGAGACGCGTCTTGCCTCCGCCCTCTACGGCAAGGTGGTCTGGCTGGGCGCCTGGGGACAGGGCCCTACAACGTTGCTTGAGACTTCAAGTGGCGCCGTTCCTACTACGGTCGACCACCCTACGATTCCGAAATCAAACCCCAATGATCCTTATTTTGTCCCGGTCATGCCGGAAGGCGTACCCCACAGCAAGCCGCTTGACGAAGACGCCGTTCACTTCCTGATTCGCCAGGTCCATGCGCACCCCCACCAGGTGACCATCTATGCTGCCGGCCCGCTTACGAACATAGCTCTGGCCCTCTCGATCGACCCGCACTTTGCGGAACTCACTGAAGGCATCGTTCTCATGGGCGGCAGCCTCAATCCGCAGTCTCAAGACCCAGAATTTGCCACCAGCCCACGGCATGAGTTTAACTTCTGGTTCGATCCCGAGGCGGCCCATATTACGCTCCGCGCCGCATGGCCGCGCATCGATGTCACCACCGTCGATATCTCGATCAAGGCAATGTTCACCCAAGCCATGCTTGACGCCATTGCCAAGTCACCCACCCCCACAGCTCAATACATCGCGAAATACTCGCAGGACCGTTACTATCTTTGGGACGAACTCGCCGCCTGCGCGTGGCTCGATCCATCGATCGTCACCAAAGAAAACCTCGTCTACATGGACGTCGACTTGAGCCACGGACCCGACTATGGAGACACTTTGACCTGGACCGAGGCGCTGAAGCCGCAGACGGGCGTACGCCTGGTTCACGCTCAAGTCGACCTGGACTTGCC